One segment of Engraulis encrasicolus isolate BLACKSEA-1 chromosome 7, IST_EnEncr_1.0, whole genome shotgun sequence DNA contains the following:
- the LOC134452684 gene encoding putative fibroblast growth factor 1: MPAHNTLLPQLHLPGSSGRKEELHNMTEGEITLLHFHLGPEKFEPRHPDHTALKRLYCKNGGYHLRLQPDGTVDGCQNENDMNTVLRIQATSLGVVVIQGIQTGRYLAMDQTGRLYASASLTDECYFLEHMEENHYNTYRSYKYRDGQQWYVGLKKDGRPKMGPQTDIGQKGVFFLPRPAGGV, translated from the exons ATGCCAGCCCATAACACACTCCTG CCTCAACTGCACTTACCGGGTTCAAGCGGACGTAAAGAGGAACTTCACAACATGACCGAGGGGGAAATTACTCTTCTCCATTTCCATCTGGGGCCAGAGAAATTTGAGCCCCGCCATCCTGATCATACAGCTTTAAAAAGACTCTACTGCAAGAACGGAGGATACCATCTCCGATTACAACCGGACGGAACTGTCGACGGCTGTCAAAACGAAAACGACATGAATA CTGTTCTGAGAATCCAGGCCACAAGTCTAGGAGTGGTGGTTATCCAAGGAATTCAGACGGGACGCTACCTGGCCATGGACCAGACCGGAAGACTTTATGCATCG GCCTCCCTTACTGACGAATGCTACTTCCTGGAACACATGGAGGAGAATCATTATAACACATACAGGTCGTACAAATACAGGGATGGACAGCAGTGGTACGTGGGATTAAAAAAGGACGGGCGTCCTAAAATGGGTCCCCAGACCGACATTGGCCAGAAGGGGGTGTTCTTCCTACCACGGCCAGCAGGTGGCGTCTAA